TACAGAGTCCTTCGGATCCAACCCACCTTCTATTGAGTAGACCTGTTCAACAGGCATCAGGAAGTTCTTCTCCATATCTCTAGGAGGGAGGGGTATCCACGTATCTACAGCTTCCAAAAGCTTGGTGATGGACTCCACACCGATTTCTGGTTTCTTCCCCTGTCAAATGGTCATTAATACAATACTTAGCACAACTTCATAACAGCTTATAAgcacaatttgctaagcaaagaaaagtaGCTAAGCTGAAAGGGTTACCAGATAAGATGCATTTAATTGAGATTGGCTTCATGCTaatatctgcttagcaaacaaaattgttacaCCAATCTTTTCTGGGCCTGGTTGATGTGTTTGAAGAATTTATATAAATTCAATGGTACATTCATACCTAAATAAGGGAAGTAACAAAACTTGCTGCTACAACTATTGTAGGTGCAAGATGGTAAAATACCGGCTGAAATGTGAAGTAATGCATTGCAATGGACGCCATTGCAGTAAGCAACTCTTTCGATGCAATAATATGTTATAACAGACAATGTCAATTAGGCCTAGGCAACAAGTGATATTCACTACAGAACTGTCACGCTTCAATAAGTCGCACTTCTACCCTAGTCACAATTATTTTTTCAGCAGTCCTGGCCGTGCGGTTGACCGGGTAGTTGAAAAGTGGATTTGGACTGTAAGTTGCACTTTGACCCAAGTCATGACTATTTTTCATTAGTCCTGGCGGTGCGGTTAACCGGGTAGTTGAACAGTGGATTTTGACTGGTCATGGCAATCAATAGATGCAATATCAACACTATTTGCCCAGGCCTAGTACCAAGTGGAGCTAGGCTCTCACTATCACTAAATGGAATTTCCATCTTGACGGAATAGTTCACATAATCGTTCCTTTGAGActatagaattaaaacaataagAAGGAAGCATACCTCGAGTGCACAGAGTGCTGATCCGATGATAATAGGCGTATTCTCACCATCGTATCCATACTCAGCTAAGACATCTCTCATCTCAAGCTCAACCAGCTCCAACATCTCAGAATCAACAGCATCAGCTTTGTTGATGAACACCACGATGTTGTCAACACCGATCTACAAAGGGAAGGGTATCAAAGAATTGACTTATCGACTCTATGCCATAGCGCCCTCATTACCTGAGTAATTCGGTGCTCTCAACAACTCAGCCATGGTACCCTATGTTTGTGAGTTGTGGATGAACTGTTTACCTGCTTGGCAAGAAGAAGATGTTCTCTAGTCTGGGGCATCTGTCCATCTGTAGCTGCTACAACCAAAATGGCACCTTCCATCTGAGCCGCTCCTGTGATCATGTTCTGCAACCACAATCAAGAGGTGAATATCATTAATAATCAGTTTGACAACAATGTTAAAgggtagtgctgggcgaatagtgaaattttgttattcggataccgctggccaactatccaaaattaaccggatactcgaataatttttttcgccacgagagggcgctatttaaaaaaatatgtaaaaaaattttttttttttggccactagagggcactgttcgtttgtgaatgagatcttatgggcggattgatattagtttgagacagtgtcactcggttcattcataaaaatgaccggatctaatttaaagatggcgatttgctttttcttttgatcgtgattgactctacgtgaaggaaaacttgtgtaatctttggacaaattacgtcagaaatgtcattgttttaactcttcacggaggtgagcatagtaaaatacttaatttatactgttttatgctgtcttaacagaagtttcataaggattcagacgaaacatttatatccgttgtcgcccgacgtccgcggatattcggatagttaaagaatatccggttactcggttgttattacataattatccggtttgtacacaggtatttgcgccctatgcggatatccggttaagaaaaaaaaggcattcgcggttacggataggaaaacctatttgccattaaccggatatttgaataattcgcccaggcctattaaagggtctatgtactttttgtctaacgcaaaacacaatatccacagagtTACATTaaccttacacagtttgaagataatgatagttcggtgctcttatccgctcggccacgacactccataggtgtataagaactagagggcgcacgagtgatgcttcgtgcacaaatgcCACGGGACCGCAGGGATACACGCGCatgccattctgtacgcgcattgaatatgaaacacacgttggagtttgtgtttaatgAACCCTACGCGATGCTGCTTTGtttaacttacaaaatggccgcacaaacacatgctGTGGGATGCCAGtcttgtcaacttagaaaatggccgactgcgcgcatgccggagcgcgtatatagcccagtgcgccctctagttcttatatataactctatggtgtaaCCATAGCTATGGACTGACCTTGATGTAATCAGCATGTCCAGGGCAGTCTGTGTGTGCATAATGTCTATTGACGGTCTCATATTCTACGTGAGCAGCGTTGATAGTGATGCCTCGTTTCCTCTCCTCAGGTGCCTTGTCAATGTCATCGTATTTGTGGTATTTGGCATTGCCTGCCTCAGCCAGAACTGTATCATAAAATCAACATTAACTCTTGAGAACATAATGATGGAAAAGCATTGTAAATTACGTGTAGGTTGTGTCAGAATtgtcggctacagctatggctaatTTTCAGTATCATCATAGGTTGAGGTATGAGGTATCATAGGTTGAGGTGTTAAATGACACATTTAATTTGTTCTTCTTCTGACTAATTAGGGACAAGAATTTGGGGTCTAACTATCGGCCAAAACTGCTCTTGGATTGGTTTTAAGTGTTTACCTTTTGTTATGGCTGCTGTGAGTGATGTTTTTCCGTGGTCAACATGTCCTATGGTACCAATGTTGACGTGAGGTTTCCTGCGTTCAAACTTTGCCTTGGCCTCAGCAGCGTACAACGAGGAACCAACTCTGGAAAAATGTCTGGTATGCAGTAGACATGGCTTGGTGTTCTGTAAGTATCAAATAATAGATCAATGAGAAACGTCAATGAGAAACAGTTCCATTCAAAGGAATATGGTGTTAGAGAGAGCGGGATTCATTAACATTGCAATCTTAGAAttgtttctgcatgaaacattccttgtggcatggttggcttgtgcataaagcgctcgcctctcaccaaggtgaccccggttcgattcctggtcggggccatatgtgagttgagttgtgcgttggttctctgttgtgccacgagggttttccagactattcggttttcctccctcaggaaaaaatcagaCACTTTCTATCTTgcctgtgctccgtggtcataatgggttgatgtggctggtaGCTGttatgcgcccttgcatgccagcttctcgaaCAGGTTGTAGCCACGTCCTTCGCAAAagtctgctggccaaatgccagtttaaacatacatgtatttcaatGATGACCAATCAACATTCACTCTAAGttacatgttcaaaataagcaTTGAGGGAGCATGCAGCTTCCCGACCTAGGAGATCCCATCCCGACCAAACCACGGTCATGGAGATCCTCCCACATTTGGCCAACGATTGGCCACGCTctcaggcctgtgtgcttcgtttttgaaagggcaaaggcaccaaggcattttctctttggcaaagggcaccctatgaggaaattgtaaacttctactggagcatttcaagggcaccaaggcaatggcaaggggcaacgaaggcaattgcctccgttgcctccgtgaagtatcaggcctgcgctCTCAACCATTTTTCCATCATAGTAGAAGCGGCGTGTATGTGTGAATGGGATATAACTGGACCTGTTGGCTAGTCACACAGGGCAAACCATGATCACTGGTGAGAAATTTAGGCAATGACAATTAATTTAGAAAAGGTTTATTTACCCTCAGAGCATTGTCCAGCAATCCTTGGGTCAAGCTGCTTCGCACTCCtacagtaaacaaaaaaaaagtaaaacaaaaatttagaaTTAAAACTACAAAAGTCAAAACTATTTCTCAGGCAACTTGTGAGAAGAAAATACAAGatttcagcagaaaatatttcttaataTTGTTGCTGGTCTGGTCGGCAGTAAAttgcgccacatcaccttgtGAAACATTACATCATTGTGCTAAAAAAAGATGAGGTCTCATAGTTCAATCATAtacccacatcttgcaggaaatactgcatGTTACAGCAACAGGAGCATCACAGAGTGACGAATAATATGTGactattgttatcattattataattaattacaaaaattaaactaTTTTCAAACGACAACATTTCCTGAAGGGAAGgtcaatttatttaaattaaagaTCTTGTTCTTCTCTgtaatttgtcatttttatcACGCCATTTTTGTTAAGTCAAAAGAGGGTCCTTAACAGATAATTGACAGGCTGCGCACATTTTACACAAAGTTGGTATAATCATGGCGGTctacttctacctccatggtataatcagaggataactttccgtatggcgccaccactttttcactcatttttacaaaaagggatatgtcaatcaggtaaattagatactatattattttatttcgaatgaaaaagtggtggcgccatacggaaacttttcctaatcAGATTCAACATATTATATTGTTTGCAAATTTTTCACACAAACAAGTTTGAAACTTGTGTGCGATTGTTTAATAAGTTAACACTAACTAATCATTAGACTAATGACTAACTTAACTAAGtaaaagtaaaattaaaaataaaaagcacaAAATTTAAATCTTGTGAAAACTCAATACAGAGTGGAAGGATGCGATCATGCGTGTTCTCTGCTAATATTTATAGCTTTTTAGATGTTTtaaacagaaataaataaataaatcataatttccccaataatatttaataaacagcgccctcatttttTGTATGGTTCCTCGATTTGGTTGCGTCTTAACTTTCTCATTCGTGTTCGTGGTGCAAAACATTAGCTCAGTATAGATTTACGTCTGAACACAGCAACCCACAACTACACTTACACAAATATTTCCCTTAATTACATGATAAGATTTTGTGTAAAAACCTTGTCCtaaattatttaaatatatatatttttctcgATATTTACCTGCCAAAGCGTTACACAATCGTAAGGTAATCATGGCTGCCATGCTTGAACTACCTCTCACACGCATGCGCAATGCGAAAAAGTGATATAACTAATTAAACAGTCGTCTGCTAAAAATACGTTCACAAAAAATACACTTTCTTATGGAATAAAGACGGGACACTTTGTCACATTCATGTTTCAAAATTAATAAGTGTGTTATGTTTAAAGTAACCATGAATTCATTTATTGGTTTTAAAGGGAAAACAAGAAAACCAGTAAGAAAACCCAAACTGACTAAACATTTTCTGCTCcaaactcttgagggcgctagaCAAAGCCACTGTAAATTTATTATTCCAGAAAAATGGAGAGAGCGCTTGGTGTAGAACTTGGACCCGACATTCTAAAGAAAATCGTTCACCCAGGCAAAGGAAATTTGTCTGATTTTAGAGATGGAACTAAGGTATGGTATTAAGTAAAAACTGGTGGATAGAAAtgaatgtaaacatttttagcAAATTAGACTCTAATTTGCTACTAATTTAGAATTATTCACAAATTGTGAGTCACTGTCTGtcagctgaaaaaaaaaccttaaaaagtGCAAGTAGTGAGTGTCATTGTTCAGAATCAAATTCATTTGTTGTCAAACTGCACAGATGTCAGTAGACCCTGTTAACACGTAATAGTAGCACTGACTAGATCCAGGGACCATAAATGTTGACCAGACCCGGTTCTGACCCAGCAATTATATTGGCTAGTGTAACTGTAATTGTAGCCCCATCATATCATTCAAATCGGAAAAATTTTACGACCTCGCCACCAACTtccggcctgtttttttttttttttttttttttttttttgcacctgAGGATGTTTTCAATCGAATGGGCTAGGATGAATAATTTAGAAAAAGTGGTTTTTATAGGGGAgcggttcaaaaaaaaaaaatgaaaaaaaaatgtaaaaacctctaaaatgtatataaaaaaacaccccgTGATTTTTCTACAGATCTCGTTTCTCCCTTCTCTCCTCGATCCTGCCGTCTCTCTCATCCAGTCTCCATGTATCTCTATCTGGTGTCTCTGCTGGAAGAAATGGATAGTTAGTTAGCAATCAATTAAATAATGTAATGCAGTACCGGGAGTCGAACCTGTAAAGCAGAGTTAACAAGTTATTATACATTCATAGTCCATAGCCTAACCAACCGGGCTACGAGGCGTTGATACCAAACTTAGTTGTCTGTCCTAGATGTGTTTGCCATTACCTGGGTCAATAAAGGTCATAATGAATATGTAATTTTAATGAATATTAAAATAAGCTGTCATTGTCCAGTGCTTTGCATAAGTTGAATATTCATACCGTCCTGAATGACGAACTCCTTCACACATCAGTCACGTGAAAGGTTATTTTGGATTGTTCCACTAGTACGAGTCCCGAGGGGAGTTCCACCGAGGACGCACATAATCACACAGAGTCATTATTTAGAAAGTCTCCCAATTGTTCTTTTGGGCTATATAAGGAAGCTCTTGAAGACTTGAAGTCATCTTGTCATGCTTCAACCATGGCTACCTTTTGGAATGCTGAGAGATTGTTTGAAACTGTTGCCACGACGGATGCTGCAATTGCGTTCTGCAAAGAACGTGGACTAATTGCCGACGCCCCCGATTGTCGGTACTGCCGCCACCCGTTGACATGGTCCGTGAAGACGGACCATGCCGACGGGTTCTCGTGGCGGTGCACACATCGGGGGTGCCGGAAGCGGTCTCGCAATTGCAGCATCCGTCATGACAGCTGGTTTAGCCACAGCAAGATGTCACTGAAAGATTACCCGTTTATTGAAGCAAGGAGAAAAAATCTAGGCATAAATTGTTCGTTTctatttcaaaaaagaaaattgtttaacACCCTGCAGCTACATTATTACTACAGTAagagggataactttccgtatggcgccaccactttttcactcatttttacaaaaagggatatatcaatcaggtaaattagatactattttattttatttcgaatgaaaaaagtggtggcgccatacggaaacttttcccaataAACCAACTCACCTTCCTTTGTTTATTTCCAGATATTTTTCTACTACAAAGTGTCAAAATGCGACGAGGATGGAACAGTTATGGACGACAGTCGAGCCCAGAAGAAACCCATGGAGCTCCTGACCGGAAAGCAATTCAAGCTCGACGTCTGGGAGAAATGTCTGAAGACTATGAGGGAGGGAGAGATTTCTGAGTTCACGGTCGCTCCAACAGTATGTTCCCttcatttctttgtaaagaaattgATGAAGCACAACTGTACAAGGATGTGAATTTTCTGTTTTTAAccagaatcttttttttttacacacaagtgggtcagattgtgtgtttattgaaaactaaaACAGTAAAGgattgttacagaattggtaagaaataaaaattgtaaagaTCACAGATAACATAAAACTTATACAGTtgaatgataatgatagtagaaatcatCCCTTGAAATCttattgtctgaaatgtcatatttgtttggagttaatcgctcagtgagtgctctgttcatttttctttttgcatcgatgccatGCAAAAATGTGttatcggttttcactattttctcgtgaagatagccaatcgatctcaaacttctacaggtttgtcagtttatgttgatgttggattacataaaggatttacactaccagcaactgtttggttagcaaaaaccaattctttcCTCTAACAAGATTTTAGGTGTACCTACGTAAAGTCTACTTATAATTATGCTCCTGGGAAGAAccaaaatatgaaattttgtAAATTATATATTCACTTTTATTTCTCTCTGCATAGCAACTCAACACATTTGCACCTGTCATGCAAAAGCTGCGTGACATCGCTAAGGGGAACGTTGGAAACCCAGATGGCGGCCACTGCTGCGGCATGGCACAAATGAACAAGGTCGGCCTTGGCTACCCAGATCTCGACTCCTTCTTAAAGGAGCCAGAGCCGTTGCGGTTCACCTTCGAAGTCGTCACAGTTGAGGAGGAGGGAGAGTTTAAGAAAGAAGCGTGGGCGATGAACGACATGGAGAAGAAGAATGCCCTCCCGGAACTCCGCGAAGAGGGGAATCGTTTATACAACAGCAAGGACTACAAGATGGCCGCTGAGAAGTACGCCGAGGCGCTGGGATGTCTGGAGAATCTGTTGCTTCATGAGCAACCCAACAGCAAAGAGTGGTTAGAAATGGACACCCTGAGGATTCCGTTTCTGTTGAACTTTGCACAGTGTAAACTGATGCTGCAGGAATACTACCAGGTCATAGAGCACACGTCAACTGTATTGACTAGAGATGAGAGTGAGTATAAACAGCGCTGGTATAAATCTATGTGGAAAACTATGGAGTTGGGGCTTTATAATCTTTGCATGGGGAGTGCTTGTGGTGGCAAGTGGAGCTCCGTCTCCAACGAGCCTGCAAGAAAGACTCTGTCCGTTAATAAAACGGAACTGAGAGGGCAGGGGGTGAGTCccatcaggggtcgaaattgccactagcccgctagcccgggactaccagatttacagccgggctactcatttttccagtttgatagcccgacgggctagtggaaaaataatgcaaaaatcatcattacaaacaataaagaactatgttattggtgtattgtaaagtttgagccgtgacgcgagacataatgtgtctttcgggctaccaaaatctaatcagggctactaaaaattattggtcactagccctgctgactaccatggaaatacacttaatttcgacccctgcccATCCAGTGTGACTGTGCAGAGCAAGCTAACAACATTGCTAAtcaatgatagaaaaaaacattgttaaagatgctatgtcagatttttggtcgatttgaccccaaaattatgatttaaaattcaataggtattttgatggggtcaagaaagttacaagctttcatttgagccattacTCGAAAAAggccgccaattattagtagcagtgaaataaagtgctcaaaattagtttttgtcagaATCCTGACAATACATCGCGTGActaattcttatgtgttttatagggaacagtttaaatttttctcatggttcctgaccattaaaagtaaaagttaaactttttttagttagagcaggtgatactctttgaaataccagaGTTAACACTTATACTATATAATGGCATGGTTGGCCTGTGCGTAAAGTGGTGGCCGCTGAACCCGGTTGGATTCccagccagggccatatgtgagttgaattgtacgttggttctctgctgtgccacaagggttttccagaacatCCAGTTTCCCccctcaggaaaaatcaaaaactttctatcttggctgtgctccgtggtaataacgggttgatgtggctggcagccaaaggcgcccttgcatgcctgct
Above is a genomic segment from Asterias amurensis chromosome 6, ASM3211899v1 containing:
- the LOC139938783 gene encoding AH receptor-interacting protein-like, whose product is MERALGVELGPDILKKIVHPGKGNLSDFRDGTKIFFYYKVSKCDEDGTVMDDSRAQKKPMELLTGKQFKLDVWEKCLKTMREGEISEFTVAPTQLNTFAPVMQKLRDIAKGNVGNPDGGHCCGMAQMNKVGLGYPDLDSFLKEPEPLRFTFEVVTVEEEGEFKKEAWAMNDMEKKNALPELREEGNRLYNSKDYKMAAEKYAEALGCLENLLLHEQPNSKEWLEMDTLRIPFLLNFAQCKLMLQEYYQVIEHTSTVLTRDENNVKALYRRAKAYAACWDFSNARKDFKLALEHDAALGGAVRKELRLLDEAEKLKDEEDKVKMKAVFERYSE
- the LOC139938351 gene encoding elongation factor Tu, mitochondrial-like, which gives rise to MAAMITLRLCNALAGVRSSLTQGLLDNALRNTKPCLLHTRHFSRVGSSLYAAEAKAKFERRKPHVNIGTIGHVDHGKTSLTAAITKVLAEAGNAKYHKYDDIDKAPEERKRGITINAAHVEYETVNRHYAHTDCPGHADYIKNMITGAAQMEGAILVVAATDGQMPQTREHLLLAKQIGVDNIVVFINKADAVDSEMLELVELEMRDVLAEYGYDGENTPIIIGSALCALEGKKPEIGVESITKLLEAVDTWIPLPPRDMEKNFLMPVEQVYSIEGRGTVVSGRVERGSISKNDEIEFIGHDTKVKSVITGIEMFHKILDKGEAGDQMGALVRNVKRDQIKRGMMLCRPGTYKAHNHVKAQVYILTKEEGGRHKPFVSNFTPVMFSHTWDISARITLPEDKEMVMPGEDVSLSLALQKNMVLELGQRFTLRDGRITLGTGIITEILPPIEKI